Proteins encoded within one genomic window of Rhinolophus sinicus isolate RSC01 linkage group LG05, ASM3656204v1, whole genome shotgun sequence:
- the LG05H6orf120 gene encoding UPF0669 protein C6orf120 homolog isoform X1, which yields MRKQACVCPARLSVVSSPHRTCGGSRRRTRRPAMAAPWTRALLVLLTAQAASWAASSEEEAVPEEWVLLHVVQGHIGAGNYSYLRLNHEGKIVLTMQSLTGDADLYVSATTLHPSFDDYELQSVTCGRDAVSIPAHFQRPVGIGVYGHPSHHESEFEMRVYYDRTTEQHPFGEAAHADGTETSRQHAYAPEDASQEDESVLWTILISILKLVLEILF from the coding sequence ATGCGGAAGCAGGCGTGTGTCTGCCCCGCGCGACTCAGTGTCGTGTCCTCTCCCCACAGAACATGCGGAGGCAGCAGGCGCCGCACTAGGCGTCCCGCCATGGCCGCCCCCTGGACCCGCGCCCTCCTGGTGCTTCTGACAGCGCAGGCCGCTTCCTGGGCGGCGTCCTCCGAAGAGGAGGCGGTTCCGGAAGAGTGGGTCCTCCTGCACGTGGTTCAGGGCCACATAGGGGCCGGCAATTACAGCTACTTGCGCTTGAATCACGAGGGCAAGATAGTCCTGACGATGCAGAGCCTGACGGGCGACGCAGACCTGTACGTGTCGGCGACCACCCTGCACCCGAGCTTCGACGACTACGAGCTGCAGTCGGTCACCTGCGGCCGGGACGCGGTTTCCATCCCGGCGCACTTCCAGCGCCCGGTGGGGATAGGCGTCTATGGGCACCCGTCCCACCACGAGAGCGAGTTCGAGATGAGGGTGTATTACGACAGGACGACGGAGCAGCACCCGTTTGGCGAGGCTGCTCACGCGGACGGCACGGAGACCAGCCGCCAGCACGCGTACGCTCCGGAAGACGCGTCACAGGAGGACGAGTCCGTCCTCTGGACGATACTCATTAGTATTTTGAAACTGGTACTTGAAATTCTTTTTTGA
- the LG05H6orf120 gene encoding UPF0669 protein C6orf120 homolog isoform X2 has translation MAAPWTRALLVLLTAQAASWAASSEEEAVPEEWVLLHVVQGHIGAGNYSYLRLNHEGKIVLTMQSLTGDADLYVSATTLHPSFDDYELQSVTCGRDAVSIPAHFQRPVGIGVYGHPSHHESEFEMRVYYDRTTEQHPFGEAAHADGTETSRQHAYAPEDASQEDESVLWTILISILKLVLEILF, from the coding sequence ATGGCCGCCCCCTGGACCCGCGCCCTCCTGGTGCTTCTGACAGCGCAGGCCGCTTCCTGGGCGGCGTCCTCCGAAGAGGAGGCGGTTCCGGAAGAGTGGGTCCTCCTGCACGTGGTTCAGGGCCACATAGGGGCCGGCAATTACAGCTACTTGCGCTTGAATCACGAGGGCAAGATAGTCCTGACGATGCAGAGCCTGACGGGCGACGCAGACCTGTACGTGTCGGCGACCACCCTGCACCCGAGCTTCGACGACTACGAGCTGCAGTCGGTCACCTGCGGCCGGGACGCGGTTTCCATCCCGGCGCACTTCCAGCGCCCGGTGGGGATAGGCGTCTATGGGCACCCGTCCCACCACGAGAGCGAGTTCGAGATGAGGGTGTATTACGACAGGACGACGGAGCAGCACCCGTTTGGCGAGGCTGCTCACGCGGACGGCACGGAGACCAGCCGCCAGCACGCGTACGCTCCGGAAGACGCGTCACAGGAGGACGAGTCCGTCCTCTGGACGATACTCATTAGTATTTTGAAACTGGTACTTGAAATTCTTTTTTGA